In Candidatus Paceibacterota bacterium, the following proteins share a genomic window:
- the hisS gene encoding histidine--tRNA ligase gives MSKTKQGENSDGASKQKISTEPYKGVRDFYPADMAVQTYIFNTMRKVAESFGYSEYGASVLEPADLYRAKSGEEIVNEQTYTFKDKGDRDVSLRPEMTPTLARMIAGKLKEFSFPLRWYSIPNLFRYEQPQKGRTREHWQLNVDIFGVKNINADVEVIAMASDIMKAFGLKDTDFEIRINSRKIVNYILNDVFALSPEVTQRVSKLIDKKEKMDAKEFKAGIQEFIPERSSEFLTLIDSKNFEEFISKLPKTASEQEDVAEIKELIERLEKLGITNTVFSQSLMRGFDYYTGIIFEVFSTSQENRRAIFGGGRYDDLLDIFGKEKVPAVGFGMGDVVIRDVLETFKLLPEIKAVADLYICTFNDDSIGYAQDLAQKLRNSGLKVSVDYSNKKVGDQIKYADKNKIPYIVCIGDEEVKTGKLKLKELKTGNEVQTTDSDITKEMKR, from the coding sequence ATGTCAAAAACAAAGCAAGGTGAAAATTCAGACGGGGCAAGCAAACAAAAAATAAGCACCGAGCCGTACAAAGGCGTTCGCGACTTTTATCCTGCCGATATGGCAGTTCAAACCTATATATTCAACACTATGCGAAAAGTTGCAGAAAGTTTTGGATATAGCGAATACGGCGCATCCGTCCTTGAACCGGCAGATTTGTACAGAGCTAAATCCGGCGAAGAGATAGTAAATGAGCAAACCTACACTTTCAAAGACAAAGGCGACAGAGATGTATCTCTAAGACCAGAAATGACACCAACTCTCGCAAGAATGATAGCTGGCAAACTCAAAGAATTCTCCTTCCCTCTTCGTTGGTATTCTATTCCAAATCTTTTCAGATACGAACAACCGCAAAAAGGTAGGACACGCGAACATTGGCAACTCAATGTAGATATTTTCGGCGTAAAAAACATAAATGCAGATGTTGAGGTTATTGCTATGGCAAGCGATATTATGAAAGCTTTTGGTCTGAAAGATACGGATTTTGAGATAAGAATAAATAGCAGAAAGATAGTAAATTATATATTGAATGATGTTTTTGCCCTATCTCCAGAAGTCACACAGAGAGTTTCCAAGCTTATAGACAAGAAAGAAAAGATGGATGCCAAAGAATTTAAAGCCGGAATACAAGAATTCATCCCTGAAAGAAGCTCCGAATTCCTAACACTCATAGATTCCAAAAATTTTGAAGAATTTATATCAAAACTTCCGAAGACCGCGAGCGAGCAAGAGGACGTGGCTGAAATCAAAGAACTTATAGAAAGACTAGAAAAACTCGGCATCACAAATACAGTATTCAGCCAGAGCTTAATGCGTGGTTTTGATTATTACACGGGGATTATTTTTGAAGTTTTCAGCACAAGCCAAGAAAACAGACGCGCAATATTTGGTGGTGGTAGATACGACGATTTGCTCGATATATTCGGCAAAGAGAAAGTGCCGGCAGTCGGCTTTGGTATGGGAGACGTGGTGATCCGAGATGTATTGGAAACATTTAAGCTTTTGCCAGAAATAAAAGCTGTCGCCGATTTATATATCTGCACATTCAATGATGATTCTATCGGCTATGCACAAGACTTGGCACAGAAATTGAGAAATAGCGGTCTCAAGGTTTCCGTAGATTATTCAAATAAAAAAGTTGGTGATCAAATAAAATACGCGGATAAAAATAAAATCCCTTATATTGTTTGTATTGGAGATGAGGAAGTAAAGACTGGTAAATTGAAATTGAAAGAGCTAAAAACCGGAAACGAAGTCCAAACAACTGATTCTGATATTACCAAGGAAATGAAAAGATAA
- the typA gene encoding translational GTPase TypA — translation MEIRNIAIIAHVDHGKTTLTDALLKQAGVSEEGATMDSNKLEQERGITIYAKNTSLPYKGTKINIVDTPGHADFGSEVERVLRSIDTVLLVVDAQEGPMPQTRFVLKKSLELGLKPIVVINKIDKSAARPEEAHEEVLELFMELGANDEQLDFSIIYAIGRKGVAMIHPKDEQKDLSPLLDLILEKVPSSSTEENLNLPFSAQIFNLAYDNFLGRLGVARIYSGKVKDGQNIFVKTPNGESRQTRITKLYTFNGMTRIAVSEASAGDIVMIAGISDAYIGETVCENADQKPLPSINIDEPTISLNFLVNDSPLAGREGKFVTGRQIRERLEKEMEVNVGLRVDFGAEPLTVYGRGELHIAILIENMRREGFELQVSQPKAIIKEVNSVKMEPFEEVTVDVPEEFQGVVIEKLGKRKGIMKDMKIKDNQVRMIFEIPTRGLLGYRGQFVVDTKGLGILCSRFIDFKEYAGEIQKQEFGSMVSMMTGKSLAYSLWNLQERGILYIDPAIDVYEGMVIGSVLNGEQLDVNPTKNKAFSNTRSSGNDEALYLIPPTKLDIEKGLEIMQGDEFLEVTPKNVRLRKMLLTKTDRAKAGRKDLK, via the coding sequence ATGGAAATACGAAACATAGCAATAATAGCCCACGTTGACCACGGAAAAACAACCCTTACCGACGCCCTTTTGAAACAAGCCGGTGTATCCGAGGAAGGCGCAACTATGGACAGCAATAAACTCGAACAAGAGCGTGGTATTACTATATATGCGAAAAATACTTCTCTTCCATACAAAGGTACAAAAATCAATATTGTGGACACTCCAGGACATGCAGACTTTGGCTCGGAAGTTGAGCGTGTACTCCGCTCTATCGATACAGTTCTCCTTGTTGTCGATGCTCAAGAAGGTCCAATGCCACAGACTCGTTTTGTATTAAAAAAATCTCTTGAACTTGGTCTTAAGCCAATCGTCGTTATAAATAAAATAGATAAAAGTGCCGCAAGACCAGAAGAAGCACACGAGGAAGTTTTAGAACTTTTTATGGAGCTCGGCGCAAATGATGAGCAATTGGATTTTTCTATTATTTATGCAATCGGCAGAAAAGGTGTCGCTATGATTCACCCAAAAGATGAACAAAAAGATCTGTCACCCCTTCTGGATTTAATCTTAGAAAAAGTCCCATCATCTTCAACAGAAGAAAATCTCAATTTACCATTTTCAGCACAAATATTTAACCTGGCTTATGACAACTTTCTAGGTCGTCTGGGTGTTGCAAGAATTTATAGTGGGAAAGTGAAAGATGGACAAAATATTTTTGTAAAGACGCCAAACGGTGAATCAAGACAGACGAGGATTACCAAACTTTATACTTTCAACGGTATGACAAGGATAGCTGTATCAGAGGCTTCTGCTGGCGATATTGTTATGATAGCAGGTATTTCAGATGCTTATATCGGAGAGACAGTTTGTGAAAATGCAGACCAAAAACCATTACCCTCTATAAATATTGACGAGCCAACAATTTCTTTGAATTTCCTTGTAAATGATTCCCCTCTTGCTGGACGCGAAGGAAAATTTGTCACAGGAAGACAGATCCGCGAACGTTTGGAAAAAGAAATGGAGGTAAATGTCGGACTAAGAGTCGATTTCGGTGCTGAACCCTTAACGGTTTACGGTAGAGGCGAGCTTCATATTGCGATTTTAATTGAAAATATGCGCAGAGAAGGTTTTGAGTTACAAGTTTCGCAACCAAAAGCTATTATCAAAGAAGTAAACAGTGTCAAAATGGAACCGTTTGAAGAAGTTACCGTAGATGTTCCCGAAGAATTCCAAGGTGTTGTTATAGAAAAACTTGGCAAAAGAAAAGGAATAATGAAAGATATGAAAATCAAAGACAATCAAGTCAGAATGATTTTCGAAATACCTACTCGCGGACTTTTGGGATACAGAGGACAGTTTGTCGTAGATACAAAAGGTCTTGGAATTTTGTGTAGTCGCTTTATAGATTTCAAAGAATACGCCGGCGAAATTCAAAAGCAAGAATTCGGTTCAATGGTTTCTATGATGACCGGAAAATCCCTTGCTTATTCACTTTGGAATTTACAGGAAAGGGGCATACTCTATATAGACCCTGCAATAGATGTCTATGAGGGTATGGTTATCGGAAGTGTTTTAAATGGCGAACAACTCGATGTGAATCCGACGAAAAATAAAGCCTTTTCAAATACCCGTTCTTCCGGAAATGATGAAGCGCTTTATCTTATCCCACCAACCAAACTTGATATTGAAAAAGGTCTTGAAATAATGCAGGGTGATGAATTTCTCGAAGTGACTCCAAAGAATGTCCGTCTTAGAAAAATGCTTTTGACCAAAACAGATAGAGCTAAAGCAGGAAGAAAAGATTTGAAATAA
- a CDS encoding cold shock domain-containing protein, translated as MTGTIKALIEKGFGFIAREGETKDLFFHSKELVGVTFADLRIGDTVTFEVVETEKGPSATKVSRA; from the coding sequence ATGACAGGAACAATCAAAGCTCTTATAGAGAAAGGATTTGGATTCATTGCTCGCGAAGGCGAAACAAAGGATCTTTTCTTTCATTCTAAAGAACTTGTCGGTGTTACATTTGCTGATCTAAGAATCGGTGACACCGTCACTTTTGAAGTTGTTGAGACCGAAAAGGGTCCTTCAGCTACAAAAGTATCAAGAGCATAA
- a CDS encoding acetate/propionate family kinase, whose amino-acid sequence MHKYLIVNTGSASKKYSLFVGDKEAAFLHIETENGEYISTFVCDSGSEKSKITSREFEKSLDYLVSILIKKTFILSKEDIFGVGIRVVAPGVYFEQNHIIDKEFLKNIKNAGEKAPLHIEAISAEIKKLLKFFGKSVPIVGVSDSAFHTGMPDKSRFYAIPLSDSKEYEIYRYGYHGISLGSIVNKLKETGKMAEKMIVCHVGGGVSITALKNGKSIDTSMGFTPLEGMVMATRVGDIDSGAVAYLSEVLGLKGTKLRQYLNKKCGLLGLSGKSDDVRELFKVENENTDVKNALDIYAYRIQKQIGAYVAALGGLDLLVFSGTVGERSFKMRQRICNGLDAFGIKLDEKKNEDTDRLNTAISTDDSRIRVEVVKTNEMKQIAEDTRKILG is encoded by the coding sequence ATGCATAAATATTTAATTGTAAATACAGGTAGTGCGTCAAAAAAATATTCTTTATTTGTGGGAGATAAAGAGGCCGCCTTTTTACATATTGAGACAGAAAATGGTGAGTATATTTCCACATTTGTTTGTGACAGTGGTAGTGAAAAGTCCAAAATTACAAGCAGGGAATTTGAAAAATCACTAGATTATTTAGTCTCTATTCTAATTAAAAAGACATTTATTTTATCAAAAGAAGATATTTTTGGAGTAGGTATTAGAGTCGTAGCTCCAGGAGTTTATTTTGAACAGAATCATATTATAGATAAAGAGTTTTTGAAAAATATAAAAAACGCAGGGGAGAAAGCACCTCTTCATATTGAGGCTATCTCGGCTGAAATCAAAAAGCTATTAAAATTTTTTGGTAAGAGTGTACCGATTGTTGGAGTTTCCGATAGTGCTTTTCACACAGGGATGCCAGATAAATCTAGATTTTATGCAATTCCACTTTCTGACTCTAAAGAATATGAAATTTATAGATATGGATATCATGGTATATCCCTTGGTTCTATTGTAAATAAACTGAAAGAGACGGGAAAGATGGCTGAAAAAATGATCGTTTGTCATGTGGGTGGTGGTGTGAGTATTACTGCACTAAAAAATGGAAAAAGTATAGATACAAGCATGGGTTTTACTCCACTTGAAGGTATGGTGATGGCGACAAGGGTTGGAGATATCGATTCTGGCGCAGTGGCTTATCTTTCGGAAGTTCTGGGTTTGAAAGGGACAAAGTTAAGACAATATTTAAATAAAAAATGCGGTCTTCTTGGTTTGTCTGGTAAGAGTGATGATGTTCGTGAATTATTTAAGGTGGAGAATGAAAATACTGATGTAAAAAATGCTTTGGATATTTATGCCTATAGAATACAAAAACAAATCGGGGCATATGTAGCCGCGCTTGGTGGTTTGGATTTACTTGTCTTTTCCGGTACAGTGGGTGAGAGATCGTTTAAGATGAGGCAAAGGATTTGCAATGGTCTTGATGCTTTTGGGATTAAACTTGATGAAAAGAAGAATGAAGATACAGATAGATTAAATACCGCCATATCTACTGATGATTCAAGGATAAGGGTTGAAGTAGTAAAGACAAATGAAATGAAGCAGATAGCTGAAGATACTAGAAAAATTCTGGGGTAA
- a CDS encoding RNA-binding protein has product MAKKLYVGNLPYTANDAELADFFSKAGAVESAVVMIDKMTGRSRGFGFVSMPNDEEAMKAIESLNGVDMGGRKLTVNEAKPLENRPFRGAPRR; this is encoded by the coding sequence ATGGCAAAGAAATTATATGTAGGAAATCTTCCTTACACAGCAAATGATGCTGAGTTGGCAGATTTCTTCTCTAAGGCTGGAGCTGTTGAGTCAGCTGTCGTTATGATCGACAAGATGACCGGCAGATCAAGAGGTTTTGGATTCGTAAGTATGCCTAATGATGAGGAAGCTATGAAAGCTATCGAATCATTAAACGGCGTAGACATGGGCGGAAGAAAGCTCACTGTCAACGAAGCTAAACCTTTGGAAAACAGACCTTTTAGAGGTGCTCCAAGAAGATAA
- the mltG gene encoding endolytic transglycosylase MltG, which yields MHYDFLREIKLYKDPLLKRRLVFLTGSVVALFFIIFYISFLSSPRDFPKGLIYDLKVGQTLSSLASDLSSKHIIKSEFLFKGLVFVISGNSRILEGDYAMPNAQNVVALAWRFAHGDTKISPMRITIPEGLNNYQVADLLYKNLQTFDKKEFLKYATKYEGYLFPDTYLIAPGTKENKVVDMMIENFDEKIKALNTEIKSFGKPLSDVVKMASILEGEARTIETRRTIAGILWRRISLGMPLQVDVSFKYINGKTSKMLTLDDLKIDSPYNSYTNKGLPPTPISNPGLLAIQAAITPIKTPYLYFLADSSGIMHYAVTHDGHVANKEKYLK from the coding sequence ATGCATTACGATTTTCTAAGAGAAATAAAACTTTACAAAGACCCTCTCTTGAAGAGGCGTCTTGTATTTCTGACTGGATCTGTTGTGGCTCTTTTTTTTATAATCTTTTACATATCTTTTCTTTCTTCGCCGAGGGATTTTCCTAAAGGTTTAATCTATGACCTCAAGGTTGGGCAAACACTTTCTTCTCTTGCAAGCGATTTATCTTCGAAGCATATTATAAAATCAGAATTTTTATTTAAAGGGCTAGTATTTGTCATTTCAGGTAATTCTAGGATTCTAGAGGGGGATTATGCAATGCCGAATGCACAAAACGTTGTGGCTTTAGCGTGGAGATTCGCACATGGAGATACAAAAATATCTCCAATGAGGATAACTATTCCGGAAGGATTAAATAATTATCAAGTAGCAGACTTGCTTTATAAGAATTTACAGACTTTTGATAAAAAAGAATTCTTGAAATATGCTACAAAATATGAAGGGTATCTTTTCCCCGACACATATCTTATAGCTCCCGGTACGAAAGAAAATAAGGTAGTCGATATGATGATAGAAAACTTCGATGAAAAGATTAAAGCACTTAATACCGAGATTAAATCTTTCGGTAAACCGCTTTCTGATGTCGTCAAAATGGCATCTATTCTTGAAGGGGAAGCTAGGACTATAGAAACACGTCGCACCATAGCTGGTATTTTGTGGAGGAGAATTTCTCTCGGAATGCCTTTACAGGTTGATGTGTCTTTTAAATATATAAATGGCAAGACATCAAAGATGCTAACACTTGATGATTTAAAAATAGATTCACCATATAACTCTTATACCAATAAAGGTCTTCCACCAACCCCTATTTCAAATCCAGGACTTTTGGCAATACAGGCCGCCATTACTCCGATTAAGACCCCGTATTTATATTTCTTAGCTGATAGCAGTGGCATTATGCATTATGCAGTCACGCACGATGGGCATGTGGCTAATAAGGAGAAATATCTTAAATAA
- a CDS encoding sigma factor-like helix-turn-helix DNA-binding protein produces MSTTISFKPKQVSKKLLLALPERSRDVITKRYGLGKNPEPMTLDAIGKTYGITRERVRQIENHALNIIRKSKNYTDEKPSFDEIEKIIHNLGGIVVEQDLLDFVSKDLSTQSHLNFILVVGHPFKKIKEDEDFKHRWFIDEQLADKIHNSLKKLYESLKDNELVTEQEMIKSFLGYVEDVAEQYRSEEIAKRWLALSKKVGKNPLGEWGRSESPNISTKGMRDYAYLVIRKHGSPIHFREVAKAIATVFNKKAHVATTHNELIKDPRFVLVGRGLYALAEWGYMSGVVKDVIKKILEKSGPLTKQEIIEKVLKERYVKENTIVINLQNKKYFKKNKDGKYEVVK; encoded by the coding sequence ATGTCAACAACAATAAGTTTTAAACCGAAACAGGTTTCTAAGAAGTTGCTTTTGGCTCTTCCAGAGAGATCAAGAGACGTTATTACAAAGAGATATGGTCTCGGGAAAAATCCTGAGCCGATGACTCTAGATGCAATAGGTAAGACCTATGGTATTACAAGAGAAAGGGTGAGACAAATAGAAAATCACGCTCTAAACATCATAAGAAAATCTAAAAACTATACTGACGAAAAACCATCATTTGATGAAATAGAGAAGATTATTCATAACCTCGGTGGAATAGTTGTGGAGCAAGATCTTCTCGATTTTGTTTCGAAAGATCTAAGCACTCAAAGCCACTTGAACTTTATTCTTGTTGTTGGACATCCGTTTAAGAAGATTAAGGAAGACGAAGATTTTAAACACAGGTGGTTTATTGACGAACAACTTGCAGATAAAATTCACAACTCTCTAAAGAAGTTGTATGAAAGTTTGAAAGATAATGAACTTGTTACAGAACAAGAAATGATAAAATCTTTCTTGGGTTATGTGGAAGATGTTGCTGAACAATATAGATCAGAAGAAATCGCGAAAAGATGGCTTGCCCTTTCAAAGAAGGTTGGAAAAAACCCTTTGGGTGAATGGGGTAGATCAGAATCTCCAAATATTAGCACAAAGGGTATGAGAGACTATGCATATCTTGTCATTAGGAAACATGGTTCACCAATACACTTTAGAGAAGTAGCAAAAGCCATAGCAACAGTATTTAATAAGAAAGCCCATGTCGCCACAACTCACAATGAACTTATTAAAGACCCTAGATTTGTACTTGTAGGCAGAGGTTTATATGCTCTTGCAGAATGGGGTTATATGAGCGGTGTTGTCAAAGATGTTATTAAGAAGATTCTGGAGAAAAGCGGCCCTCTTACAAAGCAGGAGATTATAGAGAAAGTTTTGAAAGAGAGATATGTCAAGGAAAATACGATAGTTATCAATCTGCAGAATAAGAAGTATTTCAAGAAAAATAAAGACGGAAAATACGAGGTAGTAAAATAA
- a CDS encoding TspO/MBR family protein, which yields MNAYNWYSQLIKPSWSPPSWLFGPVWTFLYVLIALSFGKVFLMAFRKEITLIVVLPFVLNLIFNFAFTSLQFGLKDNLLASIDILLVLGTLIWAMVAIYPHARWVAYIQIPYLLWVSFATVLQITITYLNR from the coding sequence ATGAACGCATACAACTGGTACTCGCAACTTATCAAACCATCGTGGTCACCACCGAGCTGGCTTTTTGGCCCTGTGTGGACTTTTCTTTATGTCTTAATTGCACTTTCATTTGGTAAGGTATTCTTGATGGCCTTTAGAAAAGAGATTACTTTGATTGTTGTCTTGCCCTTCGTTCTAAACCTGATTTTTAACTTTGCGTTTACATCGTTGCAATTTGGACTCAAAGATAATCTTTTGGCTTCAATAGATATCTTGCTTGTTCTCGGCACACTCATCTGGGCAATGGTGGCTATTTATCCACACGCCCGTTGGGTTGCCTATATACAAATACCATATTTACTCTGGGTTTCATTTGCTACAGTTTTACAAATAACCATTACTTATTTGAATAGATAA
- a CDS encoding ribonuclease H-like domain-containing protein → MRKIVFDIETDGIITTVGTKQVFPNMYVVCIYDSLTDKFSSYTKEQLKDLWPILEKADLLIGYNSDSFDIPILNKYYSGDLTKIASLDLLSEIKKSIGRRIKLDNVAEATLGRNKTAHGLQATEWWKQGKYQDVIDYCIEDVRITKDIYEFALKNGFLKYKDIKDIKEIKLDTSKWHDKKDSALTFTLPF, encoded by the coding sequence ATGAGAAAAATAGTCTTTGACATTGAAACAGATGGAATAATCACAACCGTCGGCACAAAACAGGTCTTCCCAAATATGTATGTGGTTTGTATTTACGATTCATTGACCGACAAGTTTTCTAGCTATACAAAGGAGCAACTCAAAGATCTTTGGCCGATTTTGGAAAAAGCAGATCTGCTTATCGGCTACAATAGTGACAGTTTTGATATACCCATACTGAATAAATATTATTCCGGAGATTTGACCAAAATCGCAAGTCTGGATCTGCTTTCGGAGATCAAAAAGTCTATCGGCAGAAGAATCAAGCTCGATAATGTCGCTGAAGCGACACTCGGTAGAAATAAAACTGCTCACGGACTTCAAGCGACAGAGTGGTGGAAACAAGGCAAATATCAAGATGTTATAGACTATTGTATTGAAGATGTGAGAATTACAAAAGATATTTACGAATTTGCTCTGAAAAATGGTTTTCTAAAATACAAAGATATTAAGGATATAAAAGAGATAAAGCTCGACACTTCAAAATGGCATGATAAGAAAGACTCCGCACTGACTTTTACATTGCCATTTTAA
- a CDS encoding phosphoketolase family protein yields the protein MNQEVERIKKYVRTTNYLTVTQIYLQSNFLLDNKLTFDDIKPRLLGHWGTCPGINFVYACLNNLINKTGTNMMFLLGPGHGFPALQANLFLEGTLGKYYADATKDEKGISYFSKQFSWPYGFPSHSSPITPGVILEGGELGYSLSTAYGAVLDNPSLIATCLIGDGEAETGPLATAWHLNKFIDPAHNGAVLPILHLNGYKISGPTIFGRMNNKDLRALFKGYGYDPIIVEGKGEIVYRKMVKALDKAYASIIKIQREAREGTEKTDTYFARFPMIIVKTPKGWTGIKELEGQKIEGNSLSHQVVGKDAKTNKVELKAIAKWLKSYKFEELFNPETGFTKEIIENIPKENLRMGDNPVTMGIKKGDISRGLILPETASFEEKILYPGEKQISSMRKIGAYLAEVMKLNKEKRNIRLFSPDETYSNRLQDIFTVTKRTFMGPLFEWDSDFARDGRVIEMLSEHSMQGLSQGYTLSGRFAIFASYEAFVPIVTSMADQYSKFLKIARKTAWRGDVPSLTYLLTSSGWRQEHNGFSHQNPGFIDGLLQKHNDFINVYFPADGNEAVEIMKKSLKSRNEINIIVAEKTIENIWLTQAQAQKEIADGLSIWDFVSSENPDIIFSACGQYLVKETLAAISLLKKEAPEAKARFINIVELSPNTIGSSITKMSDEKFDEYFTKDKPVIFNFHGYPETLKQSLFDYQNAKDRFSVHGYLESGSTTTPFDLHVRNGTDRYTLLMEALEKLSAKGVVEESKAARIIELYRQKTKNTLDYIKEKGADPEEIDKWTWR from the coding sequence ATGAATCAGGAAGTAGAGAGAATTAAAAAGTACGTAAGAACTACCAACTACCTCACGGTTACTCAGATATATTTACAGAGTAATTTCTTACTTGATAATAAACTGACTTTTGATGATATCAAACCTCGACTTTTAGGGCACTGGGGCACATGTCCAGGGATAAATTTTGTTTACGCATGTCTCAACAATCTGATAAATAAGACCGGCACAAATATGATGTTTCTTTTAGGCCCAGGTCACGGATTTCCGGCTTTGCAAGCCAATCTTTTTCTTGAGGGAACACTTGGTAAATATTATGCTGATGCGACAAAAGACGAGAAAGGCATTTCTTATTTTTCAAAACAATTTAGTTGGCCTTATGGGTTTCCAAGTCATTCAAGTCCGATAACTCCCGGCGTAATACTTGAAGGTGGAGAGCTTGGATATTCACTTTCAACCGCCTATGGAGCAGTGCTTGATAATCCAAGTCTTATAGCAACTTGTCTTATCGGAGATGGCGAAGCGGAAACTGGTCCGCTTGCTACAGCATGGCACTTAAATAAATTTATCGATCCTGCACACAACGGCGCGGTACTTCCGATTTTACATTTAAATGGATATAAAATTTCCGGCCCGACGATATTTGGCAGAATGAATAATAAAGATTTGCGAGCGCTTTTCAAAGGTTATGGTTACGACCCTATTATTGTGGAAGGCAAGGGTGAAATAGTTTACAGAAAAATGGTAAAGGCTTTAGATAAAGCGTACGCGTCTATTATAAAAATACAAAGAGAAGCGAGAGAAGGTACAGAAAAAACCGATACATATTTTGCAAGATTTCCGATGATTATTGTGAAGACGCCAAAGGGTTGGACTGGTATCAAAGAACTTGAAGGACAGAAAATAGAGGGGAATAGTCTTTCACATCAGGTTGTTGGTAAAGATGCAAAAACAAATAAAGTTGAATTGAAAGCTATAGCAAAATGGCTCAAGTCTTACAAATTTGAAGAACTTTTCAACCCAGAAACCGGTTTTACAAAAGAAATTATTGAAAATATTCCTAAAGAAAATCTGAGAATGGGGGATAATCCAGTAACAATGGGAATAAAGAAAGGTGATATTTCACGTGGACTTATTTTGCCAGAGACAGCGAGTTTTGAAGAAAAGATTCTATATCCAGGAGAAAAACAAATAAGTTCAATGAGAAAAATCGGTGCATATTTAGCCGAGGTAATGAAGCTAAACAAAGAAAAAAGAAATATCAGACTTTTTTCACCAGACGAGACATACTCGAATCGTCTACAAGATATCTTTACTGTTACGAAGAGGACTTTCATGGGGCCACTCTTTGAGTGGGATTCAGATTTTGCCAGAGATGGTCGTGTAATAGAGATGCTTTCAGAACACTCCATGCAGGGCCTATCACAGGGATATACGCTTAGTGGCAGATTCGCTATTTTTGCTTCCTACGAGGCTTTTGTGCCAATAGTGACAAGTATGGCGGACCAGTACAGTAAGTTCCTTAAAATCGCAAGAAAGACGGCCTGGAGGGGCGATGTACCCTCGCTTACATACCTTTTGACCTCAAGTGGCTGGAGGCAAGAACACAATGGTTTTTCACATCAAAATCCTGGTTTTATAGACGGTCTTTTACAAAAACACAATGACTTTATAAATGTATATTTTCCGGCAGATGGCAATGAAGCGGTAGAGATAATGAAGAAGTCTCTTAAGTCAAGAAATGAGATAAATATAATTGTTGCTGAAAAGACAATAGAAAATATTTGGCTCACACAAGCACAAGCGCAAAAGGAAATCGCTGACGGACTTTCTATTTGGGATTTTGTAAGCTCGGAAAATCCAGACATTATTTTCTCTGCCTGTGGACAGTATCTTGTGAAAGAAACCCTAGCTGCCATTAGTTTACTTAAAAAAGAGGCACCGGAGGCGAAAGCACGATTTATAAATATTGTGGAGCTTTCGCCAAATACAATCGGGAGTTCTATCACCAAAATGAGTGATGAGAAATTTGATGAATATTTTACAAAAGATAAGCCGGTAATATTTAATTTTCATGGATATCCAGAAACTCTTAAACAATCACTTTTTGATTATCAAAATGCAAAAGATAGATTTTCTGTACACGGATATTTAGAAAGTGGTTCTACGACAACACCGTTTGATTTACATGTGAGAAATGGTACCGACAGATATACTTTGCTTATGGAAGCACTTGAAAAGCTTTCTGCGAAAGGAGTAGTGGAGGAGAGCAAAGCAGCCAGAATCATAGAACTTTACAGGCAAAAGACGAAGAATACTCTAGATTATATAAAAGAAAAAGGTGCTGATCCAGAAGAGATAGATAAGTGGACTTGGAGATAA